A genomic window from Lycium barbarum isolate Lr01 chromosome 4, ASM1917538v2, whole genome shotgun sequence includes:
- the LOC132637919 gene encoding receptor-like protein 33 — protein sequence MSWNESRDCCNWDGVTCDLLTGYVIGLDLSCSRIRASINPNNSLFQLHHLQRLNLAYNDFYPSSIPNGIGRLRNLRYVDLEENNFQGFLKESFFLLPNLERLKLGGHIEQLHHPTLKYLDLKFNFLHGHLASSICKLMNLTLLDLSHKNFSESVPHCLGSMAGLGVLDLRKNNFNGSLPLLCGQSTLLMNIVLNGNRFEGPLPVSLLNYSSLEVLDMGINAINGTFPAWLGTLDELQLLVLKLNKFHGPISTKQKFFFPKLRIFDLLHNEFSGSLLQKFCKTSKQ from the exons ATGTCTTGGAATGAGAGTAGGGATTGCTGCAATTGGGATGGAGTCACTTGTGACTTGTTAACGGGGTACGTTATTGGCTTGGACCTAAGTTGTAGTCGGATTAGGGCAAGTATTAATCCCAACAACAgcctcttccaacttcatcatctCCAGAGACTAAACCTTGCTTACAATGACTTCTATCCTTCTTCAATTCCAAATGGCATTGGCCGCTTGAGGAATTTGAG GTACGTGGATCTTGAAGAAAACAACTTTCAAGGTTTTCTCAAAGAGAGCTTCTTTCTTCTGCCAAACTTGGAAAGGCTCAAATTGGGAG GACACATAGAACAACTTCATCACCCTACTCTAAAGTATCTCGATCTTAAATTTAACTTCCTTCATGGTCATCTAGCTTCTTCTATCTGTAAGTTGATGAACCTTACATTACTGGATTTATCACATAAAAATTTTAGTGAATCAGTTCCACATTGCTTAGGAAGCATGGCTGGGCTAGGGGTTCTCGATTTGAGGAAGAATAATTTCAATGGGAGTCTTCCACTATTATGTGGGCAGAGCACTTTATTGATGAACATTGTCTTGAATGGTAATCGTTTTGAAGGACCTCTCCCAGTGTCGTTGCTCAACTATTCTAGTTTAGAAGTCCTTGATATGGGAATTAACGCTATAAATGGCACATTTCCAGCTTGGCTAGGAACTCTTGATGAGCTGCAACTTCTTGTATTAAAGTTGAACAAGTTCCATGGACCTATAAGTACTAAGCAGAAGTTTTTCTTTCCCAAATTGCGGATTTTTGATCTCCTTCATAATGAGTTTAGTGGCTCACTTCTGCAGAAGTTTTGCAAAACTTCAAAGCAATGA